A section of the Sphingomonas ginsenosidivorax genome encodes:
- a CDS encoding RlmE family RNA methyltransferase has protein sequence MSRGGSGGHTRVLTARKRTAQSTRWLERQLNDPYVKRAKADGFRSRAAYKLSELDERFAFLRGKKRVVDLGLAPGGWAQVLRRRLPNAAVVGIDLLPVDPIDGVTILEMDFLDDAAPGKLIDALGGAPDLVLSDMAANTVGHPQTDALRTMALVETALDFACDVLMPGGAFVAKVFAGGADSQLVAEMKRNFTSVKHAKPPASRKGSVEWFVVAQGFKGRSTRATETDEE, from the coding sequence ATGAGCCGCGGAGGATCCGGCGGGCATACCCGCGTCCTGACCGCGCGCAAGCGCACGGCGCAGTCGACGCGGTGGCTCGAGCGGCAGTTGAACGACCCCTATGTCAAGCGCGCCAAGGCCGACGGCTTTCGCAGCCGCGCGGCGTACAAGCTGAGCGAACTGGACGAGCGGTTCGCGTTCCTGCGCGGCAAGAAGCGCGTCGTCGATCTGGGGCTGGCGCCCGGCGGCTGGGCGCAGGTGCTGCGCCGCCGGTTGCCGAACGCTGCGGTCGTCGGCATCGACCTGCTGCCGGTCGACCCGATCGACGGCGTGACGATCCTGGAAATGGATTTCCTCGACGATGCCGCGCCGGGGAAGCTGATCGACGCGCTGGGCGGCGCCCCCGACTTGGTGCTGTCCGATATGGCGGCGAACACCGTGGGGCATCCGCAGACCGACGCGCTGCGGACGATGGCGCTGGTCGAGACCGCGCTCGATTTCGCCTGCGACGTGCTGATGCCGGGCGGCGCGTTCGTCGCGAAGGTGTTCGCCGGCGGCGCGGATTCGCAGCTGGTGGCCGAGATGAAACGCAATTTCACCAGCGTGAAGCACGCCAAGCCGCCGGCGAGCCGCAAGGGGTCGGTCGAATGGTTCGTGGTGGCGCAGGGGTTCAAGGGGCGGTCGACACGGGCAACCGAGACCGACGAGGAATAG
- the rpoZ gene encoding DNA-directed RNA polymerase subunit omega — protein sequence MARVTVEDCVDKIPNRFDLVLFAAQRARQISGGAELTLERDRDKNPVVALREIADQNVKPAHLKEQVIQGLQKVRVDDDDEVDAVGSLSASAEALRLTAAAPPRNQNLGADYEG from the coding sequence ATGGCGCGCGTTACCGTCGAGGATTGCGTCGACAAGATCCCCAACCGGTTCGACCTGGTGCTGTTCGCGGCTCAGCGGGCACGCCAGATCTCGGGCGGCGCCGAACTGACGCTCGAACGCGACCGTGACAAGAACCCGGTCGTCGCGCTGCGCGAGATCGCGGACCAGAACGTCAAGCCGGCGCATCTCAAGGAACAGGTGATCCAGGGCCTGCAGAAGGTCCGCGTCGACGACGACGACGAGGTCGATGCGGTCGGCAGCCTCTCGGCCTCGGCCGAGGCGCTTCGCCTCACCGCCGCCGCGCCGCCGCGGAACCAGAATCTGGGCGCGGACTACGAGGGCTGA
- a CDS encoding NAD-dependent succinate-semialdehyde dehydrogenase: MPLRAFPDDFTASKPGTFDTPGEHEEYSMIKVFNPADGSVVGEAPELSDAEVQAAVDRTCEAFPAWSRRLAKERGDLLRRWFELVRDDRRAFAEIMVKENGKCLTEALGEIDYGLGFVEWYAEEAKRVYGDTIPSHALNAQVLVTKEPVGPTAAITPWNFPFMMITRKVATALAAGCTMIIKPSEETPLTAYKLLDYARKAGIPEGVFEMVTGNPKAIGEAFTNEPRIQKISFTGSTNVGKLLARNSADSLKKMTLELGGNAPFIVFDDVDLDIAVQGLVSAKLRNSGQVCISPNRVYVQSGVYEPFIEKLRDAVAKIRIDQGLQDEFVVGPLINQSGLNKVIALVKDATDKGARVVLGGELAEQGGLFYKPTILADTTDDMQLASTEIFGPVFAMYRFDSEDEVVARANDSEYGLVAYAYTRDLGRAFRLSRNIEAGMVILNSGSVGTASVPFGGIKQSGYGREGSYYGIEEYVHVKYVLMAGLDQ, translated from the coding sequence GTGCCGCTGAGAGCGTTCCCGGACGATTTCACTGCATCGAAGCCCGGGACGTTCGACACGCCGGGCGAACATGAGGAATACAGCATGATCAAGGTCTTCAATCCAGCCGACGGCTCGGTCGTCGGCGAAGCGCCCGAGTTGAGCGATGCCGAGGTGCAGGCCGCGGTCGATCGCACCTGTGAGGCGTTCCCAGCCTGGTCGCGCCGCCTGGCGAAGGAGCGGGGCGACCTGCTGCGTCGCTGGTTCGAACTCGTTCGCGACGACAGGCGCGCCTTTGCCGAAATCATGGTCAAGGAGAACGGCAAGTGCCTGACCGAGGCTCTCGGCGAGATCGATTACGGGCTCGGCTTCGTCGAATGGTATGCCGAGGAAGCCAAGCGCGTCTACGGCGACACGATCCCCAGCCACGCGCTCAACGCGCAAGTGCTCGTGACCAAGGAGCCGGTCGGGCCGACGGCGGCGATCACCCCGTGGAACTTCCCGTTCATGATGATCACGCGGAAGGTCGCAACGGCGCTCGCGGCAGGCTGTACCATGATCATCAAGCCGTCGGAGGAAACGCCGCTGACCGCGTACAAGCTGCTGGACTATGCCCGTAAGGCCGGCATTCCCGAAGGCGTGTTCGAAATGGTCACGGGCAACCCGAAGGCGATCGGCGAAGCCTTCACGAACGAACCGCGCATCCAGAAGATCTCGTTCACGGGATCGACCAACGTCGGCAAGCTGCTCGCGCGCAACAGCGCGGACAGCTTGAAGAAGATGACGTTGGAGCTCGGCGGCAACGCGCCGTTCATCGTTTTCGACGACGTCGATCTGGACATTGCGGTCCAGGGGCTGGTCTCGGCCAAGCTGCGCAATTCGGGGCAGGTCTGCATCTCGCCGAACCGCGTGTACGTGCAGAGCGGCGTCTACGAGCCGTTCATCGAAAAGCTCAGGGACGCGGTAGCGAAGATCCGTATCGACCAGGGGCTGCAGGACGAGTTCGTCGTCGGGCCGCTGATCAACCAGTCCGGCCTCAACAAGGTCATCGCGCTGGTCAAGGACGCGACCGACAAGGGCGCCCGCGTCGTGCTCGGCGGTGAACTCGCCGAACAGGGAGGCCTATTCTACAAGCCGACCATCCTCGCCGACACGACCGACGACATGCAGCTCGCATCGACCGAGATCTTCGGCCCGGTCTTCGCGATGTATCGCTTCGACAGCGAGGACGAGGTGGTCGCCCGTGCGAACGACTCCGAATACGGGCTCGTAGCGTACGCATACACGCGGGATCTCGGTCGTGCCTTCCGGCTCTCGCGCAACATCGAGGCTGGCATGGTGATCCTCAATTCGGGGTCGGTCGGCACCGCGTCGGTGCCGTTCGGTGGCATCAAGCAGTCGGGCTATGGCCGCGAAGGCAGCTATTACGGCATCGAGGAATACGTCCACGTCAAATACGTGCTGATGGCCGGTCTCGATCAATGA
- a CDS encoding phospholipase D-like domain-containing protein, producing the protein MEPLQPQPSFTVDGNGLTLLDTGPRRLDALLELIDSATRSLRILYYIYADDESGQRVNAALIAAARRGVTVSLIVDGFGSDGADDRFFRPLESAGVAVCRFSASFGRRYLLRNHQKLALADEQRIIIGGFNIEDDYFGTVAEQAWRDLGLLVEGPAAERLAGYFDALRDWIHDGKGKLRRLNAALSRWSETRGATRWLIGGPTRRLSPWARAVRDDMRAGRRIDVIAGYFTPSPALLRRLDRAGRRLAAVRIVTASKSDNNATIAAARFTYAGLLRKGVRLFEYQPTKLHTKLYVIDDAVHIGSANFDMRSLFINLELMLRIEDRAFADHVRRYVDGEIGKSTEITAALYKANTGWVQRLKQLGAYFLVAVVDPSVSRGLNFGIDE; encoded by the coding sequence ATGGAACCGCTTCAGCCGCAGCCCAGCTTCACCGTCGACGGCAACGGGCTGACGCTTCTCGATACCGGCCCGCGGCGGCTCGACGCGCTGCTCGAACTCATCGACAGCGCGACGCGGTCGCTGCGCATCCTCTATTACATCTATGCCGACGACGAGTCGGGGCAGCGTGTTAACGCCGCGCTGATCGCGGCCGCCAGACGCGGCGTGACGGTCTCGCTGATCGTCGACGGGTTCGGCAGCGACGGGGCCGACGATCGCTTCTTCCGCCCCCTGGAATCCGCGGGTGTCGCGGTCTGCCGCTTCTCGGCGAGCTTCGGGCGACGCTATCTGCTGCGCAACCACCAGAAGCTGGCGCTGGCCGACGAGCAGCGGATCATCATCGGCGGCTTCAACATCGAGGATGATTATTTCGGCACCGTCGCCGAACAGGCCTGGCGCGACCTGGGGCTGTTGGTCGAGGGGCCCGCGGCCGAGCGGCTAGCCGGCTATTTCGACGCGCTGCGCGACTGGATCCATGACGGCAAGGGCAAGCTGCGCCGCCTGAATGCCGCGCTGTCGCGGTGGAGCGAGACCCGGGGCGCGACGCGCTGGCTGATCGGCGGACCGACGCGGCGGCTGTCGCCCTGGGCGCGGGCGGTGCGCGACGACATGCGCGCCGGCCGCCGGATCGACGTGATCGCGGGCTATTTCACGCCGAGCCCCGCGCTGCTGCGCCGGCTGGACCGCGCGGGACGGCGGCTGGCGGCCGTCCGGATCGTGACGGCGAGCAAGTCCGACAACAATGCGACGATCGCAGCGGCACGCTTCACCTATGCCGGCCTGCTCCGGAAGGGGGTCCGGCTGTTCGAATATCAGCCGACCAAGCTGCATACCAAGCTCTACGTGATCGACGACGCGGTCCATATCGGATCCGCGAATTTCGACATGCGGAGCCTGTTCATTAATCTCGAGCTGATGCTCAGGATCGAGGACCGGGCGTTCGCCGACCATGTCCGACGCTATGTCGACGGCGAGATCGGCAAATCAACGGAGATCACGGCCGCATTGTACAAGGCGAACACCGGGTGGGTGCAGCGATTGAAGCAGCTCGGCGCCTATTTCCTGGTCGCGGTCGTCGATCCCAGCGTGTCCCGCGGGCTGAACTTCGGCATCGACGAATAG
- a CDS encoding LysR substrate-binding domain-containing protein: MRDLPPLNGLRAFESVARTGSVKAAAEEMRVTAGAVSHQLRQIEEHFGLTLFVRQGRGLALTAAGATYFERVTAHFEGLRQASGQLHGSAGRSVLRLRSYTTFATRWLIPRLTQLQLAHPEIDVRLTTVSEWSDLGDFDAGIRLGDGNWPHYRCTRLVSNVLVPVCHPSLIRPSRPADAAWLAEQTILLVRARPDDWGLWCKAAEIDLGRLPHRRELESSALAYQAAIEGQGVALAQRVLVSTELANGSLVVPLPVEVDQEDVTYYLVSDRAGRKERLVAQLRTFLTS, translated from the coding sequence TTGAGAGATCTGCCTCCCCTGAACGGCCTGCGGGCCTTCGAGAGCGTGGCGCGGACGGGGAGCGTGAAGGCGGCCGCCGAGGAGATGCGCGTGACCGCGGGCGCCGTGAGCCACCAGCTTCGACAGATCGAAGAGCATTTCGGCCTCACGCTCTTCGTCCGGCAAGGTCGCGGCCTTGCCCTGACAGCCGCGGGCGCGACCTATTTCGAGCGAGTGACCGCGCATTTCGAAGGGCTACGCCAGGCGAGCGGGCAGCTGCACGGCTCCGCGGGACGATCGGTCCTGCGCCTGCGCTCCTATACGACGTTCGCTACGCGGTGGCTGATTCCCCGCCTCACGCAGCTGCAACTTGCCCATCCCGAGATTGATGTCCGACTGACGACGGTGTCAGAATGGAGCGATCTTGGGGACTTCGACGCCGGGATCCGGCTGGGCGACGGCAACTGGCCGCACTATCGCTGCACACGGTTGGTCTCCAACGTTCTCGTGCCGGTATGTCATCCGTCCCTGATCCGTCCCAGCCGTCCCGCCGATGCGGCATGGCTGGCCGAACAGACCATTTTGCTGGTGCGCGCGCGTCCGGACGACTGGGGGCTGTGGTGCAAGGCCGCTGAGATCGATCTCGGGCGGCTTCCCCACCGACGCGAACTCGAAAGCTCGGCACTTGCCTATCAAGCGGCCATCGAAGGGCAGGGCGTCGCGCTGGCGCAACGCGTCCTCGTCTCGACGGAGCTTGCGAACGGCAGTCTGGTGGTTCCTCTTCCGGTGGAGGTCGATCAGGAGGACGTGACGTATTACCTCGTATCCGACCGTGCCGGGCGCAAGGAAAGGCTCGTCGCCCAGCTTCGAACATTCCTGACGTCTTAG
- a CDS encoding CDC48 family AAA ATPase yields MADSETPTRKIQVANARPEDSGRGLAHLPRALMAALQIAEGDVIEILGKQNTPARAVGPYPEDEGLDIVRIDGLQRANAGVGSGDFVEVRKAESKPATRVVFAPAQQNLRLQGSTNALKRTFLGRPICQGDIVATAGHQRVGNMPPGVQQFMNAPAYALQEIRLAVIAASPKGVVHIDENTEIELRAEYEEPEAARRADVTYDDIGGMAQTIDQLREMVELPLRYPELFQRLGVDPPKGVLLHGPPGTGKTRLARAVANESDAQFFLINGPEIMGSAYGESEGKLRLVFEEAAKSAPSIVFIDEIDSIAPKRGQVSGEAEKRLVAQLLTLMDGLESRANLVVIAATNRPEAIDEALRRPGRFDREIVVGVPDERGRREILGIHTRGMPLGDRVDLAELARTTYGFVGADLAALTREAAIEAVRRIMPKLNLEERTIPPEVLDELSVTREDFMGALKRVQPSAMREVMVQAPTVRWADVGGLDDAQMRLKEGVELPLKNPDAFRRLGIRPAKGFLLYGPPGTGKTLLAKAVARESEANFIATKSSDLLSKWYGESEQQIAKLFSRARQVAPCVIFIDELDSLVPARGSGAGEPQVTERVVNTILAEMDGLEEMQSVVVIGATNRPNLIDPALLRPGRFDELVYVGVPDKAGRRRILGIQTGKMPLAGDVDLDVIASRTERFSGADLEDVVRRAGLVALRRAIDSTQVTMADFDTALTESRPSVTPETEREYEQMAARLKQDATAIQPIGFAFPKRDD; encoded by the coding sequence ATGGCCGACAGCGAAACCCCGACGCGGAAAATCCAGGTTGCCAATGCCCGGCCCGAAGACAGCGGGCGTGGGCTGGCGCATCTGCCCCGCGCTCTGATGGCGGCGCTGCAGATCGCCGAGGGCGACGTGATCGAGATCCTCGGCAAGCAGAACACGCCCGCGCGCGCCGTCGGCCCCTATCCCGAGGACGAAGGCCTCGACATCGTCCGCATCGACGGGTTGCAGCGCGCCAATGCCGGGGTCGGGTCGGGCGATTTCGTCGAGGTGCGCAAGGCGGAATCCAAGCCGGCGACGCGCGTCGTCTTCGCGCCCGCGCAGCAGAACCTGCGGCTGCAGGGGTCGACCAACGCATTGAAGCGGACCTTTCTGGGCCGGCCGATCTGCCAGGGCGACATCGTCGCGACCGCGGGTCACCAGCGCGTCGGCAACATGCCGCCAGGCGTTCAGCAGTTCATGAACGCGCCGGCCTATGCGTTGCAGGAGATCCGGCTCGCGGTGATCGCGGCGAGCCCCAAGGGCGTCGTCCATATCGACGAGAATACCGAGATCGAGCTGCGCGCCGAATATGAGGAGCCCGAGGCCGCGCGGCGTGCCGACGTCACCTATGACGATATCGGCGGCATGGCGCAGACCATCGACCAGTTGCGCGAGATGGTCGAGCTGCCGCTGCGCTACCCCGAACTGTTCCAGCGCCTCGGCGTCGATCCGCCCAAGGGCGTGTTGCTGCACGGCCCGCCCGGCACTGGCAAGACGCGGCTCGCACGCGCGGTCGCCAATGAATCTGATGCGCAGTTCTTCCTGATCAACGGCCCCGAGATCATGGGCTCGGCCTATGGCGAGTCGGAAGGCAAGCTGCGCCTGGTGTTCGAGGAGGCCGCCAAGTCGGCGCCGTCGATCGTGTTCATCGACGAGATCGATTCGATCGCGCCGAAGCGCGGACAGGTGTCGGGCGAAGCGGAAAAGCGTCTCGTCGCGCAGCTGCTGACGCTGATGGACGGGCTGGAATCGCGCGCGAACCTCGTCGTGATCGCCGCCACCAACCGGCCCGAGGCGATCGACGAGGCGCTCAGGCGTCCCGGCCGGTTCGACCGCGAGATCGTCGTCGGCGTCCCCGACGAGCGCGGGCGTCGCGAGATCCTCGGCATCCACACCCGCGGCATGCCGCTGGGCGACCGCGTCGACCTCGCCGAGCTGGCGCGCACGACCTATGGGTTCGTCGGGGCCGATCTCGCCGCACTGACGCGCGAGGCGGCGATCGAGGCGGTGCGTCGGATCATGCCGAAGCTTAACCTCGAAGAGCGAACCATCCCGCCAGAGGTACTCGACGAGCTGTCGGTGACGCGCGAGGATTTCATGGGTGCGCTCAAGCGCGTCCAGCCCTCGGCGATGCGCGAGGTCATGGTGCAGGCGCCGACCGTGCGCTGGGCCGATGTCGGCGGGCTCGACGACGCGCAGATGCGGCTGAAGGAAGGCGTGGAACTGCCGCTCAAGAACCCCGACGCGTTCCGGCGGCTCGGCATCCGGCCCGCCAAGGGGTTCCTGCTCTATGGTCCGCCCGGTACCGGCAAGACCTTGCTCGCCAAGGCGGTCGCGCGCGAATCGGAGGCGAACTTCATCGCCACCAAGTCGAGCGACCTGCTGAGCAAATGGTATGGCGAGAGCGAGCAGCAGATCGCCAAGCTGTTCAGCCGAGCACGGCAGGTCGCGCCGTGCGTGATCTTCATCGACGAACTCGATTCGCTGGTGCCCGCACGCGGCTCCGGTGCGGGCGAGCCGCAGGTGACCGAGCGCGTGGTCAATACCATCCTCGCCGAGATGGACGGGCTCGAGGAGATGCAGTCGGTCGTCGTGATCGGCGCGACCAACCGGCCGAACCTGATCGACCCGGCCCTGCTCCGCCCGGGCCGGTTCGACGAACTCGTCTATGTCGGCGTCCCCGACAAGGCGGGGCGCCGGCGGATCCTGGGTATCCAGACGGGCAAGATGCCGCTTGCCGGCGATGTCGATCTTGACGTCATCGCGAGCCGTACCGAGCGGTTCAGCGGTGCCGACCTTGAGGACGTCGTCCGCCGCGCCGGGCTGGTCGCACTGCGCCGCGCCATCGACTCTACGCAGGTGACGATGGCCGACTTCGACACCGCGCTGACCGAATCGCGCCCGTCGGTGACGCCAGAGACCGAACGCGAATACGAGCAGATGGCCGCGCGGCTGAAACAGGATGCGACCGCGATCCAGCCGATCGGTTTCGCGTTTCCCAAGCGCGACGACTGA
- a CDS encoding catalase family peroxidase, whose protein sequence is MTDPSARTPQFLIIGAIVGAILVLFAWVGGFLSPTRISGGKLADTLQASSSQPHPGFRRAHAKGLCVSGRFTATGAGAALTSASLLEAGTLPVIGRFSTNAGDPAAPDAKAVFHALSLRLAGSGGSEWRMAMDHTPIFIVSNATDFVALQKTGRPDPKTGKPDPAAMPAFVASHPETARFLAYVKSAPVPANFAVGTYHSINAFRFTTADGRASMVRWQFEPETPFVALDPKAPPPSRDALFDDLRTRMASGPSGWRMILIPANPGDRTDNATIAWTGPHRRIDAGELVLDHVASEETGGCRDFNFDPMILPPGVAAGDDPLPAVRSAAYSASFRRRALEGPRPSPLSIAAAKEGTVR, encoded by the coding sequence ATGACGGATCCATCTGCCAGAACGCCACAATTCCTGATTATCGGCGCGATCGTCGGCGCGATCCTGGTGCTGTTCGCATGGGTCGGCGGCTTTCTGAGTCCCACGCGGATCAGCGGCGGCAAGCTGGCCGACACGCTGCAGGCCAGCAGCAGTCAACCGCATCCCGGCTTCCGCCGCGCCCACGCCAAGGGGTTGTGCGTCTCGGGCCGTTTCACAGCAACCGGCGCGGGCGCAGCGCTGACCAGCGCAAGCCTTCTCGAGGCCGGTACGCTGCCAGTGATCGGACGCTTCTCGACGAACGCCGGCGATCCGGCCGCGCCTGACGCGAAGGCGGTGTTCCATGCTCTCAGCCTGCGTCTTGCCGGATCGGGCGGGTCTGAATGGCGGATGGCGATGGATCACACGCCGATCTTCATCGTGTCCAACGCCACCGATTTCGTCGCCCTGCAGAAGACCGGTCGGCCGGACCCGAAGACCGGCAAGCCCGACCCGGCAGCGATGCCGGCGTTCGTCGCCAGCCATCCCGAGACGGCCCGGTTTCTCGCCTATGTGAAATCCGCGCCGGTGCCCGCGAACTTCGCCGTCGGGACATACCACAGCATCAACGCCTTCCGCTTCACCACTGCGGACGGCAGGGCCAGCATGGTGCGCTGGCAGTTCGAGCCCGAGACGCCATTCGTTGCTCTCGACCCCAAGGCACCGCCCCCGTCGCGCGATGCATTGTTCGACGATCTGCGCACGCGAATGGCGTCCGGTCCGTCCGGTTGGCGGATGATCCTGATCCCGGCCAATCCCGGCGACCGCACCGACAATGCGACGATCGCGTGGACCGGTCCGCATCGCCGCATCGACGCGGGCGAACTGGTGCTCGATCATGTCGCCAGCGAGGAGACCGGCGGCTGCCGCGATTTCAACTTCGATCCGATGATCCTGCCTCCGGGTGTCGCTGCGGGCGACGATCCGCTGCCCGCCGTGCGCTCCGCAGCCTATTCCGCCTCGTTCAGACGGCGGGCGCTCGAAGGGCCGCGGCCCTCCCCTCTCTCTATCGCCGCCGCCAAGGAAGGGACCGTCCGATGA
- a CDS encoding class I SAM-dependent methyltransferase, with amino-acid sequence MPSSTTAARRARTRPAGVPSPWQMFFSEFLKHPVMVGSVVPSSDKLIRKMLDRVDWANCKLFVEYGPGVGTFCRPILDRMAPDAKLIVIDTNADFIRYLRHTITDPRFFAVLGSAAEVQTIVSDHGFESADYVLSGLPFSTLPAGVGPAIAHATHAVLRPGGAFLVYQFSPKVKDFLTPHFATIDHDMEWWNVPPAQLYWAWKA; translated from the coding sequence ATGCCTAGTTCGACCACCGCCGCCCGACGTGCGCGCACCCGTCCCGCCGGCGTTCCGTCCCCGTGGCAGATGTTCTTTTCGGAATTTCTGAAACACCCGGTGATGGTCGGATCGGTCGTGCCGTCGTCGGACAAGCTGATCCGTAAGATGCTCGACCGCGTCGACTGGGCGAACTGCAAGCTGTTCGTCGAATATGGCCCGGGCGTCGGCACCTTCTGCCGCCCGATCCTCGACCGCATGGCGCCCGATGCCAAGCTGATCGTGATCGACACCAACGCCGATTTCATCCGCTATCTGCGCCACACGATCACCGATCCGCGGTTCTTCGCGGTGCTGGGGTCGGCGGCCGAGGTCCAGACCATCGTCAGCGACCACGGCTTCGAATCGGCGGACTATGTGCTGTCGGGCCTGCCCTTCTCGACCCTGCCCGCCGGTGTCGGCCCAGCGATCGCGCATGCGACGCACGCCGTGCTGCGTCCGGGCGGCGCGTTCCTGGTCTATCAGTTCAGCCCGAAGGTAAAGGACTTCCTCACCCCCCATTTCGCGACGATCGATCACGACATGGAATGGTGGAACGTACCCCCGGCCCAGCTGTACTGGGCCTGGAAGGCCTGA
- a CDS encoding antibiotic biosynthesis monooxygenase family protein, whose amino-acid sequence MDDDRNGQVAVIFVSQRTAADDAGYAAAADAMDRLAAAQPGYRGIDSARGTDGIGVTVSYWRDEAAAIAWRGQVDHAAIREMGRARWYAWYTVSVATVTRGYRWDAIVGPA is encoded by the coding sequence ATGGATGACGATCGGAACGGGCAGGTCGCGGTGATCTTCGTCTCGCAGCGCACCGCTGCGGACGATGCGGGCTATGCCGCGGCCGCCGACGCGATGGACCGGCTCGCCGCTGCCCAGCCCGGGTATCGCGGCATCGACAGCGCGCGCGGGACCGACGGGATCGGCGTCACGGTCAGCTACTGGAGGGACGAGGCCGCCGCGATCGCCTGGCGCGGCCAGGTCGATCATGCGGCGATCCGCGAAATGGGGCGCGCGCGCTGGTACGCCTGGTATACCGTGTCGGTCGCGACCGTGACGCGGGGGTATCGCTGGGACGCTATCGTCGGGCCGGCATGA
- a CDS encoding cytochrome b: MSAPSRFALPARMLHWSMAVAIFAMLLIGVGMVSTSSGRYDALLAWHRPIGIAVLVLALIRLAVRFTHRAPSLPADLPPAQAFAAKASHWLLYATMVALPLIGWAMQSAGGYPVEIWKGLVLPPILPHDIVTYGLLRRAHGVIAYLFFALILAHLAAALYHGLVRRDGVLRSMTG; the protein is encoded by the coding sequence ATGAGCGCACCGTCCCGCTTCGCACTGCCGGCCCGTATGCTCCACTGGTCGATGGCGGTCGCGATCTTCGCCATGTTGCTGATCGGGGTGGGCATGGTCTCGACGTCCAGCGGCCGTTACGACGCGCTGCTCGCCTGGCACCGGCCGATCGGCATCGCCGTCCTGGTACTGGCACTGATCCGGCTTGCAGTCCGCTTCACGCACCGGGCACCATCGCTACCCGCCGATCTGCCGCCCGCACAGGCATTCGCCGCAAAGGCCTCGCACTGGTTGCTCTACGCCACGATGGTCGCGCTGCCGTTGATCGGCTGGGCCATGCAGTCGGCGGGCGGGTATCCGGTCGAAATATGGAAGGGCCTCGTGCTCCCCCCGATCCTGCCGCACGACATCGTGACCTACGGACTCCTGCGCCGCGCGCACGGCGTGATCGCGTACCTCTTCTTCGCACTCATCCTCGCTCACCTTGCGGCGGCGCTCTATCACGGCCTGGTGCGGCGCGATGGCGTACTGCGTAGCATGACCGGCTGA
- a CDS encoding Ppx/GppA phosphatase family protein, producing MPYRQGVPARPVATRPSRGRWSDAQAFAALDLGTNNCRLLIARPQNGGFAVVDAFSRIVRLGEGLAATGQLSDAAIERTIAALRVCSEKLKRRNVTLARSVATEACRRASNGAAFIARAFEETGIHLDIISAEEEARLAVLGCHALIEPGEDPALVFDIGGGSTELVLVDTSTPVPTVLDWHSAPWGVVSLTEHAGGGEGEAGRREAYARMRRIVADSFAGFAGRLPRDVACPRLLGTSGTVTTLGSVHLGLSHYDRSVVDGLIVPASAMRKISADLSHMAIEQRAKLPCIGNERADLVVAGCAILETIMDVWPAERIGIADRGIREGILRRLMGAQKP from the coding sequence ATGCCGTACCGGCAGGGAGTTCCTGCCCGTCCGGTTGCGACCCGGCCCTCCCGTGGCCGTTGGTCCGATGCGCAGGCGTTTGCCGCGCTCGATCTGGGTACCAATAATTGCAGGTTGCTGATCGCGCGGCCGCAAAATGGCGGGTTCGCGGTCGTCGATGCGTTTTCGCGAATCGTCCGGCTGGGCGAGGGGCTGGCGGCAACGGGGCAGCTGAGCGACGCCGCGATCGAACGCACGATCGCCGCGTTGCGGGTGTGTTCGGAAAAGCTCAAGCGCCGCAACGTCACGCTCGCCCGATCGGTGGCGACCGAGGCGTGTCGCCGGGCCAGCAACGGTGCCGCGTTCATCGCGCGCGCGTTCGAGGAGACCGGCATCCATCTCGACATCATCTCGGCGGAGGAGGAGGCCAGGCTTGCGGTGCTAGGGTGCCATGCGCTGATCGAGCCGGGCGAGGATCCGGCGCTGGTCTTCGACATCGGCGGCGGATCGACCGAACTGGTGCTGGTCGATACCTCGACGCCGGTTCCGACCGTGCTCGACTGGCATTCGGCGCCATGGGGCGTCGTGTCGCTGACCGAGCATGCCGGAGGCGGCGAGGGCGAGGCCGGACGGCGCGAGGCTTACGCGCGGATGCGCAGGATCGTCGCGGACAGCTTTGCGGGCTTCGCCGGGCGTCTGCCGCGCGACGTCGCATGCCCGCGGCTGCTGGGGACCAGCGGTACGGTCACGACGCTCGGCAGCGTGCATCTGGGACTGAGCCATTATGATCGCTCCGTCGTCGACGGGCTGATCGTACCGGCATCCGCAATGCGCAAGATCAGCGCCGATCTGTCGCACATGGCGATCGAGCAACGGGCGAAGCTGCCGTGCATCGGCAACGAGCGCGCCGACCTGGTGGTCGCGGGCTGCGCGATATTGGAGACGATCATGGACGTGTGGCCAGCCGAACGCATCGGCATTGCCGATCGCGGGATCCGCGAAGGCATCCTTCGCCGCCTGATGGGGGCACAGAAGCCATGA